GACTTCGTCGATTTCTTTCGTCAGTTCGACAATGCCAGCGGCTGGGTGCAGCATGTCATACGCGATCACGTCGTGATCTTTGTTCACGGAATTCGAACTGAGGCGGCGTGGTTCTCTGAGGCGGAACGAATATTCAGATCGCATGATCACACCCTCAACCCCGTGGCGGCAGGTTTCGGTTTTTTCGATTTCCCTCGCTTTCTCATGCCTTTCGAATTCGCCAAGCGATCGGCACTGAGGCGCGTGGAATCAAAGATCAGGATAGTCAGCGCTGACCCGACGACGACACGCGTGTCTGTCATCGCACACAGTTTTGGCACTCACCTGGTTGGGCAAGTTCTCAAGAGAAACCCTGATATCAGATTGCATCGCCTGATACTGTGCGGTGCTGTCCTGACGCAGGATTTCGACTGGCAGTCGGTTCGCGAGCAGCTTCCACCGATCGACAGCGCCGAGTATCCGCTTCAACGCGTCGTCAACGATTGCGGCTGGCGTGACATCTGGCCAATCTTCGCTCACGCGAGCACCTGGGGTTATGGCAGCAGCGGTCGCTTCGGCTTCCAGTCCCCGCTTGTTGTCGACCGCTATCACGACAGAAGTCACAGCGAATTCTTCGACGAGGAATTTGTATGCAACTACTGGTGCAACTTCATTTCCAAAGGCGAGGTTGCGATATCGCCGGAGAAGCGGCCACCGACCAGTTGGCTTCTGCAGGTGATCACAGTTCTGAAGCTGCCTTACATCGTACTCGCGGCGTTTGTCATATACGTCGCGAGCTTCGCTTTCTGAGGCAGGATCGACAGACATCGAGGCTGCGGGCGCCCCCTTGACATCTGCAGGTCAAAAAAGTATTTAACCAAATGATTAATTAACTTATTGGTTCAGTACAAATGACTGACCGCCTCAGCAATGCTTTTGCTGCCCTCGCCGATCCGACCCGGCGCGCCATCCTGGCCCGGCTCGCTTTGGGGGATGCCTCGGTGACCGAGCTTGCCGAGCCCTTCGAGATGAGCCTGCCGGCGATTTCCAAGCACCTCAAAGTGCTGGAGAAGGCCGGCATGATCGCGCAGAGCCGCGAAAAACAATGGCGGCCGCGCCGCCTCGAGCCGGGCCCGCTCAAGGAGGCGGCCGAATGGCTCGAGCATTATCGCCGCTTCTGGGAAGGCAGCTTCGACCGCCTCGAGAGCTATCTGCAGGAAGTTCAGTCCAAGGGAGGGACGTCATGAATCTGGCGAACAGCAAGGATGTGAGGCAGAACCGGCTCGAACTCGTGATCACGCGCGTGCTCGATGCGCCGCCGATGCTGGTCTACAAAGTGTGGACTGAGCCTGAGCATATGGCCCGCTGGATGGGACCCAAGGGCTTCACCGCCCCGTCGGTGAAGCTGGATGTGCGCGAGGGCGGGCGCTACCGCGCGCTGATCCGCTCCGCCGAAGGCAAGGACTACTGGTTCCAAGGCGTCTATCGCGAAGTGGTCGAGAATAAGCGCCTCGTCTTCACCTTTGCCTGGGAGGACGAAGGCAGCCAGGAGAATCTCGTCACCATCACCTTTGCCGAGGAGAACGGCAAGACCCGCATGACCTTCACGCAGGCGCCCTTCCCGACCGCCGAGGACCGCGATGGTCATGAAGGCGGCTGGAGTGAGGCTTTCGACAAGCTCGCCGCTTACGTCGTCACAGCTGAAAATGACGCATGAAAATCTAGGCCAGGAGATTGAGCACGCCGCGCAGATTCTCGACCTTCTGTTCGGCAAGCAGGAGGTCGACCTCGGCATGA
This genomic stretch from Nordella sp. HKS 07 harbors:
- a CDS encoding helix-turn-helix transcriptional regulator, giving the protein MTDRLSNAFAALADPTRRAILARLALGDASVTELAEPFEMSLPAISKHLKVLEKAGMIAQSREKQWRPRRLEPGPLKEAAEWLEHYRRFWEGSFDRLESYLQEVQSKGGTS
- a CDS encoding SRPBCC domain-containing protein, which gives rise to MNLANSKDVRQNRLELVITRVLDAPPMLVYKVWTEPEHMARWMGPKGFTAPSVKLDVREGGRYRALIRSAEGKDYWFQGVYREVVENKRLVFTFAWEDEGSQENLVTITFAEENGKTRMTFTQAPFPTAEDRDGHEGGWSEAFDKLAAYVVTAENDA